The following are encoded in a window of Pelecanus crispus isolate bPelCri1 chromosome 6, bPelCri1.pri, whole genome shotgun sequence genomic DNA:
- the NKX2-8 gene encoding homeobox protein Nkx-2.8: MATSGRISFTVRSILDLPEQDANSIKQASDHHHSAENYTGSPYRGWIETDRNHYPSSDESGPELSLPDSTQRPLPARGSEAEEKKKKRRVLFSKAQTLELERRFRQQRYLSAPEREQLARLLSLTPTQVKIWFQNHRYKMKRARSEGAGSPPPRPPALLRRVVVPVLVRDGEPCRGCPASPPPPAARPKLGCAMAGCSAQAALALQGCGACPPASAAALGVFPAYQHLAHPAVVSWGW, encoded by the exons ATGGCCACATCTGGCAGGATCAGTTTTACAGTGAGGAGCATTTTGGATTTACCAGAGCAGGATGCTAATAGCATAAAACAAGCCTCTGACCATCACCACTCAGCGGAGAACTACACCGGCTCGCCGTACCGAGGGTGGATAGAAACAGACAGAAATCACTATCCCT CTTCCGACGAGAGCGGCCCGGAGCTGAGCTTGCCCGACTCCACCCAAaggccgctccccgcccgcggCTCGGAGGCcgaggagaagaagaagaagcgGCGGGTGCTCTTCTCCAAGGCGCAGACGCTGGAGCTGGAGCGGCGGTTCCGGCAGCAGCGGTACCTCTCGGCGCCGGAGCGGGAGCAGCTGGCCCGGCTGCTCAGCCTCACCCCCACCCAGGTGAAGATCTGGTTCCAAAACCACCGCTACAAGATGAAGCGGGCGCGGAGCGAGggcgccggcagccccccgccgcgcccgcccgccctgcTGCGGCGGGTGGTGGTGCCGGTGCTGGTGCGGGACggggagccctgccgcggctgccccgccagccccccgccgcccgccgcccgccccaaGCTGGGCTGCGCCATGGCGGGCTGCAGCGCCCAGGCCGCCCTGGCCCTGCAGGGCTGCGGCGCCtgcccccccgcctccgccgccgccctcgGCGTCTTCCCCGCGTACCAGCACTTAGCGCACCCCGCCGTCGTCTCCTGGGGATGGTGA